In the genome of Planctomyces sp. SH-PL62, the window CGCCGGGTTCATCGCCGTCGCCGCAGCGTCGACCCACGGCCCGATGTACTCCCACGGCTTCGGCTCGCTCTTCCTGGCCGAAGCCTACGGCATGACCCGCCGCCCGGAGATCCGCGAGAAGCTCCAAAAGGCCGTCCGCCTCATCATCGACACCCAGAACCACGAGGGGGGCTGGCGGTATCAGCCGGTCCGCAACGACGCCGACGTCTCCGTCACCATCTGCGAGATCAACGCCCTCCGCGCCGCGAGGAACGCCGGGCTGTTCATCCCCAAGGAGACCGTCGAAGCCTGCATCAAGTACGTGAAGCAGGCCCAGAACCCCGACGGCGGATTCCGGTACATGCTCCAGGGGGGCGCCAGCGCCTTCCCGAGATCGGCCGCCGGCGTCGTCGCGCTGCAAAGCGCCGGCGTCTACGACGACAAGGAGGTCGCCGAGGGGATCGCCTATCTCAAGCAGTTCATGCGCGAAATCAAGCTGGGCAGCCGCTACAGCCATTATTTCTACGGCCACTACTACGCCGCCCAGGCCATGTGGATCCGCGGCGGCGACGACTGGAACGACTGGTTCCCCGCCATCCGCAACGAGCTGGTCCACCGCCAGTCGGCCGCCGGCTTCTGGAACGACAGCATCTGCAACGAGTACGGCACCGCCATGGCCCTCATCATCCTCCAGATGCCCAACAACTTCCTGCCGATCTTCCAGCGCTAGCGGGCGGGCCGACGCCGACCGGGACGGAAATGAACATGCATCGACACGATTCCCAGATCGGGCGCCTCGGCGCGATCCTCGTCGTGCTGGCGGCCCTCGCCGGCCCCCGCGCCCTCGCCGCCGGCTTCACGTCCGAGGTCGACGGCGACGAGCCGAGCTTCGAGACGCTCACGACGACCGGCCCCGGCCCGACCGGCCGGATCAGTTCGCTCGGCGTCGATCGAATCGCCGTGACGCCGGCCGGAGAGGCCGCCGCGGAGCGGTCGACGTCCGAGCTGATCCGCGTCTGGCGAGAGGCCGCGACGACGATCGGAGAGGGGGCTTACGTGGTCCTCCCGGACGGCGACCGGATCACCGGCGCCCTGATCGGTGCGGCGACCGACGCGGCGGTCGAGGTTCAGGCGACGGCGATCGGCAAGGCGTCGGTCCCGCTCGACGCCATCCTCGGCCTGGTCCTCTCCGCTCCCACCGACCCGGACGCCTTCGACCAGCTCGTCCGCCGGGTGCGGACCGAGCCCCGGACCAGCGAGGTCGTCTGGCTCGCCAATGGCGATCGGCTGTCCGGCTCGTTCCTGGGCATGGACGACCGCGTCGTCAAGCTCTCGGTCGGCGGAGCCGCGCGCGAGCTGGCGCGCGAGGGGATCCTGGCCCTCGGCTTCGATCCCGCCCTGGTCTCCTATCCGAAGCCGGAAGGCCCCTACCTGGAAGTCGGCCTGATCGACGGCTCTCGCCTGGGCCTGGCCGACGTGAAGCTGGAACGAGGCCGGGTCTCGGGCGCCTCCCGCTTCGGCTCGCGGTTCGACGCGCCGCTGTCCGACGTGACGCGGATCACCCCCCGGACGTCGGCCGTCGTCTACCTCTCGGAGCGGCCGGTCGACGGCAAGAGCTACGTCCCCTATTTCGACCTGGTTCGGCCGTTCCAGGCGGACGCCAACGCCGAAGGCCGACCGCTGCTCCTGGGCGGGCGGACCTATGAACGGGGACTGGGAACTCAGAGTCGGACGCTACTGGCTTATAAAATCCAGCCCGGTGATTTAAAATTTCAGGCGATCGTGGGCGTCGATGAGCGCGCCGGCCCGCTGGGGAGCGTGGTCTTCCGCGTCCTGACCGACGGCGAGGTTCGATTCGCCAGCCCCTCGTTGACGTACCGCGACGCTCCGGTCGCGGTCGACGTCGATCTGGAAGGGGCGAAGCTCCTGATCCTGGCGACCGAGTTCGGAGAGCGCGGAGACGTCCGCGACCTGGCCGATTGGGCCGAGGCTCGCATCCTCCGCCGCCCTTGAACGCCCTCCCGTCGACCGAACCCGCCCATTAAGACGAGATTCGAGCACGTTCCAGAATGGCTGAACCCTCTCCCAAGGATCATCGCGGCCCGAGGCGCGACCAGGCCGAGCCGCCCAACATCCTGCCCGACGTGGCCTCGTCCGTCGTGCACAGCGTCATCAACTACCTGAGCGCGATCGTCAGCCAGGCGGAGATGCTCAAGAGCCAGAAGGGATCTCAGTCGGAGGTCGCGAGGCGTGCCGACTCGATCCTCACCGCCGCCCTCGGCGGGGCGGCCCTGGCGCGCCGGCTCTCGGAATACAGCCAACGCACGAACGTCTCGGCGCAGAGCCTCCTGGACCTCGACGCCCTGATCGCCGACCACGTCGACGAGCGAATCGACGACGCGCCGGAAGGGGTCGAACTCGTCGCCGACCTTAAGGCCCACGCGGTCTTTCCGGCCGACGCCTCGAAGCTGCTCGTGATGCTGGACTGCCTGATCGACAACGCGTTCGAGGCCCTGGACGACGCCGGACGGGGGGCGTGGTCACCGTCTCGACCCGGCTCGATCCCCGAGGCTGGCTCGAACTCGACGTCCGCGACGACGGGCCAGGTATGGAGGCCAGCATCCTCGAACGGGCCCTGGAGCCCTTCGTCTCCGGAAAGCCCGATCATTACGGCCTGGGCCTCCCCCTGGCGCGGAGCATCTGGCGACGGCACCGGGGCGCCTTCTCGATCGCGGCCCCGCTCGGGTACGGGACGCTCGTCCGCCTCACCCGACCGCCCGAGCCCTGCTGATCCGGATGCGGCGGCGGCGCGTGCCTTCGCCGCATCCCGCTCCACGCGGGCGCGACGAAGGTTCGCGTGGAGGTCCGAGCGGCTCGACTCAGCGGGCGCCGAGCAGCTCGACCTCGAACAGCAGCGTGGCGTTGGGGGGGATGTCCCCGCCGGCGCCGCGGGCGCCATAGCCGAGCGCCGGGGGGATGAGCAGCTCGCGCTTGCCTCCGACCTTCATCGTCGAGACCCCCTCGTCCCAGCCCTTGATGACCTGGCCGACGCCGAGGGTGAACTCGAACGACTCGCCCCGGTCGACGGAGCTGTCGAACTTCTTGCCTTTCTTGCCATCCTGCCAGAGCCATCCGGTGTAGTGCATCTCGCAGGTCTGGCCCTTCTTGGGCGTCGCGCCGTCGCCTTCCTTGGTGTCGCGATATTCCAGCCCGCTCTCGGTCTTCGTCATCTTCTTCTCCTTGGCGGCCTTGTTCTCGTCCTGGGCCGTCGCCGCGGCCGAGAAGCCCAGCGCCATGAACCCGGCCAGCGCCGCGGAAAGCAACACCCGGGCCAACTTGTCGGCGGTCTTCAAGCGAATCGCTCCTTCCAGGCGGCATCCATCCCACGTCCCGACACGTTCGGGAACGCGACGAACGCCGAACTTACCATATCCGCGCGTCCCGGAAAACTACCCGACCCACCAAACTGTACAAATTATCATGGACACCGCGACAGGCGACGATAGACTGTACATCCGAACCGATGCTCGCCGTTTCCAGACCTTAAGGGGGGACGTGCGGCGGGATTTCGACCCGAGACGTTGGATTTCGACAAGGATTCGACCGGTTCGGCGAATATCCGCGTGAACATTCGGCGCTCGGGGAGCGTCTTGTCGCCAGGATCGAACCGCGCCCGGATGGACGAATCGGATTTCGTGGCCTAGATAGATCCAGGAGAGATGGTCGACGGGTCCTGGATCGGGATCGACGAAGGGTTTGGAGTCGCCGGCCCCCCCGTTGCGACGACTGCTACCTGCGAAGACGCCCCAAAACGACTTCGAACGCGAGCACGCATTCTCAACGCAAGGACGTCCTCATGTTGACGCCAGTCCCGACCAAACGCTTGAAGCGGATCGCCGATCACGGGCCGCATCACGTCGTCGCCCAAGGTCCGGCCACTGGTCGCGAAGCCCCCACGGTGGACTTCGAGTCCGTGACGTCGCCGTCGGCCGAGGAGATCGCCGATGCCCTGCGGCAATCCACGCTTCGCGCCCATTACGCCCTGAAAGACGCCGCGACGCCCCCGGAGACGCTTCGATCCATCCGCGACGAGGTCGCCGAGTTGGAAAGGGAGATCGATCGCCTCGGCCTTCGGAAGCTCCATCCCTTCCTCTCCGCGCTCCGTCACCGGATCGAAGGGCTGGCCTGACACGGCTCTCGGCAAGCCGAAATATCAAACAAAATTTGAAAGTCGACGACACGGAGTCTTGATCCGCGACTTCCGCTGAGATATCTTGGCTCTTGACTTCAAACTACGCAGGTTCAGCAAGCTGCGCCGATTGAGTCGGCGCAGCGAATTGCGACAGCACAACGAGGCGGGCGGCGGCGTCCGCCCGGTGTATCGGGAGGAAGAGGGTCTGGCACGCCTGGACGGCTGGACCTCGATCCCAACGGACTCGACCGCGACAGGAGCGGCTGGGTAATGACACCGACGGCGGCGCCGCCCTCGTTTCTTCTTCGCCGACTCCAAGCCCGATCGGTTGGGGTCGGCGGGTGAGCGGTCACTTGCCTCGGCGGCCGCCCCCTTGCTGGCGTCCCGCCTGCTGGTTGCCCCGGCCGATCTCGACCATGTGGCCCCGGATGGACGCCTCGGCGTTCTTGGCCTGGGCGGCTTCGAGGGCCTCGCGGGCCTGCTCGGCGGCCGTGGCCTGGGCCTGGCCCTTGGCGGCCTTTTTCACCGACTTCGAGGGCGAGCCGGCGGGCTTGCCGATGGCGTCGCTGAGCTTGAATTTCCCGATTCCGGCCATGTCTGGGCTCCTGATAGTTCGACTCGAACTCAGAGGAAGATGCGTTTGACGTAATCGCGGAAGGCCATGGGGTCCAGCGGTCGGGCGCGGAACCCAATGTAGGCGTCGGGCCGGACGAGGTAGAGGCACGCTCCCTCGGCGCCGAACCGGCGGTGGAGGGCGTTGGCGGGGTCGGCCAGGCGTTCTCCACGCCAGGCGGGGGAGGCCTCGATCGGGGACTTCGGCTCGATGAGGATCGCGCGGAGTCGGTTCGCCAGGTGGGGGGGGATGAACTCTTCCACAAGGAAGTCCACGCGGAAGGCTCCCGATTCGGGCTTGGTCCCCTGGAAGACGAGCAGGACGTGGCGGCCGGCGTCGTCGGTACCGGCCCCGGGCTGGGATTCCGCGTCAGTGTTGCGGAAGACGAGGTCCGAGAGCCGCAGGGGTAGCCCGGTGACCGGGTCGGACTGGGCCAGCAGGACGTCCGGCAGGCGGTCGCCGGCCTGGGGGCCCTGGAGGAACGCCCGGCTCGCGTTATAGCCGGTCGCCCCTTCCTCCACGGTCGCGACGAGCCGGCCGGGCCGGTCCTCGGCGACGATCGGGCTCCGGCGGTAGGAGACGGCCAGCTCCGAAAGCTCACGCGAGAGCCGACGCCGGACGGCCTCGAGCCGGCCCAGCGAGGCGACCGTCGCGTCGCGCAGGGCGCGGGTCAGGGGGTTCCGCGCGGCGATCAGCCGCATCACCCAGTCGGTCCCCTTCAAGACTCCTTCGCCGACCGGCCGGCGTTCGGCGTCGTAGGATTCCAGGAGCGATTCCGGGCCTTGGCCCCGGATCGTCATGGCGAGCTTCCAGGCGAGGTTGGCCGCGTCCTGGACTCCCGTGTTCATCCCCTGGCCCCCGGCCGGGCTGTGCAGGTGGGCCGCGTCGCCGACGACGAAGCATCGCCCGGCGCGGTAGCGGTCGACTACGCGGCGGTGGATCACGAAGGGGGAGGTCCAGGACGCCCCTCCCACCTTGCCTCCGAGGCCGGAGATCGGCCCGGCCAGTTCGCGGAGTCGGGCCACGATCGCCTCGGGGGCGTCGACGTCGGCCTTGCCGGTTCCGTCGATCAGTCGCCAACGGCCATCCTGGGGGAGTGGGACGGCGACCATCGGCCCCTCGTTCGTGAGCACGACCGCCACCTCGTCGGCCGACATCCCCCAATCCACCGCCACGTCGGCCAGCAGGAACCGCTCGGGGTACTCGCCCCCCTCGAACGAGAGCCCCAGGCCGTGCCGGACCGCGCTTCGGGCTCCGTCGCAGCCGATCAGCCATTTGGCCCGGACGTGGGTCTCCCGGTTTGCTCCGTCCTTCAGGACCGCGGTCGCGCCGTCGAGGTCGGCCTTGAACGAGGAGAGGCGCGTCCGCCACTCGACTTCGCCCCCCAGTTCCTCCAGGCGTTCCAGCAGGATCCGCTCGGTGCGGGCCTGGGGGAGGATCAGGATGTAAGGAAACCGGGTCTCGTCCGGGGAGAGGGTGAGGCGCAGGTCCACGATCCGCTTGGTCCCGCGATAGACGCTGATCCCGTGGACCGCCCGCCCCTCCGCGCGCATCCGGTCGGCGACCCCCAGCCGGTGGAAAACTTCCATCGTGCCGGCGTGGATCGCCAGGGCGCGGGATTCGCGCTCTGGGGATGGACCGTCCCCCTCGTCGATGAGCAGACAGGGGACGCCCCGGCGCCGCAGTTCGCAGGCGAGGCTCAGGCCCGAAGGCCCCGCACCCACCACGAGCACCTCAACCTCGCGATCGATCCACTCGGACATACTCACGGCCCCCGCCGAAACACCGCGGCCCCGCGCCGGGGCTCCCTTCCACTTTGTCACAGTCTCCGCTCGCACGCCACCGGCCAGATCCCCTTCCGCCACAATCCCGCACGTCAAATCCGCTCGACCAGACCCTCCCGGATCCAGGATGTCCCTGGGCCTGATGGCGGATCGCGTCCTAAACTTATCATCGGGCGGGCGGCTCGATCGCGTTCCTCCTGATTGGCCTCGTCGAGAGCAGAAAGAGGGTCCGGTTTTGATGGGCATCCGAAGGCGTCGTCGCTCGTTCATTCCCGTGGCGGGCGTTCTGGAACAACGAAGGCTCCTGACCCTCTCCGCGCTCTGGCTGGGCCAGGACGGCGGCGATTACGTCGGCACCGAAGGGACGCTCGTCCAGCAGGCGCCCAACGACTATCAAGACGTCCACTTCCGGCTGACCGGCCTCACCGGGGAAACGGTGGCGCGGGTCGAGGTCGAGCGTTACGGCGGCGGCGGTTGGAGCTGGAGCCCCCTGGGGGGCAAAAATGCCTTCTTCCGGCCCGACCCCTCGAATCCGACCCTCGGCGACCTCTATCTGGAGCCCTACTTCGCCGACCCGGCCGGGACGCTCTACCAGGCCGTTCGGGTGATCTACGCCGACGGTTCCGTCGCCCAGGCCGACGTGCGCTCCACCACGGCCGTCGATCCCAACCTCCGCACGCCCGGCAAGGGTCTCGAAGCGAGCTTTCTCGGCCAGGACGGGCAGGACTGGACCGGGGCCTCGATCGCCGTCGGTCCGGACGGCCATCAGGACGTCCACGTCGCCATCGCCAACCTCTCGGCCGGCGCCGCGGGCTACGTCCGGATCACCGCCGCGACCACCCCGCCGCGTTCCTGGGAGGCCGGCGTCAATCCCGACGGCCGCTGGAACGCCGAAATGCTCGACCGGGCCGGGACGAGCGCCACGCTGGGGACGACGGCCGACCTCTTCTTCTCCTCGGACGTAAACCTCGCCAATGTGCCGTTGACGATCCAGGTCTTCTACGACCATTGGAATCCCGACTACCGATCTTACACCAATCGCAGCGGCAAGAGCGACGTCGTCGTCGTCACGGCCGGCGCGACGTCCCCCGGCCTGGCGACGCCGGCGGTCGCCGAGGCGAACCTGTCCGGGTTCGTCGCGTCGAGCCGTCCCCAGGACGCCCAGTATCCGGGATTCTCCCACGCCGCGATCGACGCCGCAAGCCTCGCCGCGCTGCCGTCGCCGCAGTCGTTCGCCACCATCCGATCGGCCGTCCTGAGCGATCGCCGGGGCGCGGCCTGGCTCTTCCTCAAGCCGGGCGCACCGGCCCCGTACACCGGCTTCCCGAGCCCGACGGCGATGCGGCTCGACGCGGCCTCGGGAGTCCTCGACTTCCCCCCCGTCCGCGACGAGAGCGGATCGACGCTCACGCTTCGGCTGACGTTCGACGACGGTTCCGAGGCCGTCTCCCGGTTCGCCGCCGCCACCGCCGACCTCGGCCGCCTGGCCGTCGACCCCCGCGTCGGGGCGACGACCCGGATCGTGGCCGACGCCGCCGGGCTCCTCGCCGCGATCGACGCCGGAGCCCCGTCGATCCACCTCCAACCCGGCGTCTACGCGCTTCATCAACCTCTGAACTTCAACCGTCCCGTCCGGATCACGGCTGCGGCCGGGGCCGTGCTGGAGTTCGTCCTCTCGGACGCGGCGGGCTCCCCCTGGGCCTCGGCGACGGGCGCGATCCAGATCCGCGCCAGCCACGTCGCGCTCGACGGCTTCGCGATCCGATTCCTCGGCTCGACGGCCCTCTGGAAATCCTCCGCCCGCAACGTGATCCAGGCCGGGATGGGGACCGTGGACGTCGACCTGGCGTTCACGAGGCTGAATATCACGGCTCCGGCGGCGGCCGTCGCGGGGGTTTACGAGCAGGCCGTGGCGCTCATGAACTTCGAGGACGGCGACACCGGCCTGATCGCCGAAAACGTCCTGCAAGGGGGCTGGATCCAGCTCGGTGCGGCCCCCTGGCGGGTCGTCGACAACGACTATCGCGGCGCCCTCGCCGACACCATCTCCCCCACATTTCTGAACGCGCACCGGAGCTTCGACCTGGTGATCCGGGGCAATCACGCCCACGTCATGGCGCCAAGGGGTATCACTCAGCGCTTCCTCGTCCTGGGCAACGCCGACTCGGGGCAGGGGATTGGCAACCTGATCGAAAGGAACACGATCGACGGAGGCATCGGCACCCCCGCCTCGGGCGCGCCGGACGGCTACACGAACAATCCCGAGATCATCCTCACGGAGACCTATCAGCCGAGGTTCGAGGGCGTCCCGTCGGCCGTCTCGCCGGACGGCTTCATCGTGCAGATCCCCCACCTGCGCGGCCCGGTTCCACGAACCGGCGACGTCGTCTCGATCTTGACCGGTCCCTTCGCGGGCCAGTGGCGGATGATCGCCCAGACGCTCGGCCCCACGAGGTATCTGCTCGACGAGCCGCTCCCCCAGGGCGATTTCGTCATCGCCGTCGGCCGGGGGTTCGTCGACCAGACGTATCGCGATAATACGATCGACCTCCGGGGCATGAGCGCGAATAACGTGGCGGTGGTCATCAGCGGCAACCACTGGAACCAGCGTATTGAAGGCAACACGTTCCTCGGCGGCTCCTCGCTGCGGATCGAGGCGGGCTCCAGCGAGGGGGCCTTCGAGGGCCCTCACCCCGCACCCTGGGGATGGTCGCGGCTGCCGGTGCTCGGGCT includes:
- a CDS encoding ATP-binding protein, which codes for MVTVSTRLDPRGWLELDVRDDGPGMEASILERALEPFVSGKPDHYGLGLPLARSIWRRHRGAFSIAAPLGYGTLVRLTRPPEPC
- a CDS encoding prenyltransferase/squalene oxidase repeat-containing protein; translation: MIQRRRILGLVATASTLAATALASQEPPKAEAPKAEAAPSDAPKPEKAKSVGVFGEAVRGDVPDGTSEMLTPEADRAIQNGLAWLARSQQADGSFGSGTYRGNIAVTSLAGLAFMAGGSSPGRGPYGEQVDKALAYVMENTSPAGFIAVAAASTHGPMYSHGFGSLFLAEAYGMTRRPEIREKLQKAVRLIIDTQNHEGGWRYQPVRNDADVSVTICEINALRAARNAGLFIPKETVEACIKYVKQAQNPDGGFRYMLQGGASAFPRSAAGVVALQSAGVYDDKEVAEGIAYLKQFMREIKLGSRYSHYFYGHYYAAQAMWIRGGDDWNDWFPAIRNELVHRQSAAGFWNDSICNEYGTAMALIILQMPNNFLPIFQR
- a CDS encoding discoidin domain-containing protein, with the translated sequence MGIRRRRRSFIPVAGVLEQRRLLTLSALWLGQDGGDYVGTEGTLVQQAPNDYQDVHFRLTGLTGETVARVEVERYGGGGWSWSPLGGKNAFFRPDPSNPTLGDLYLEPYFADPAGTLYQAVRVIYADGSVAQADVRSTTAVDPNLRTPGKGLEASFLGQDGQDWTGASIAVGPDGHQDVHVAIANLSAGAAGYVRITAATTPPRSWEAGVNPDGRWNAEMLDRAGTSATLGTTADLFFSSDVNLANVPLTIQVFYDHWNPDYRSYTNRSGKSDVVVVTAGATSPGLATPAVAEANLSGFVASSRPQDAQYPGFSHAAIDAASLAALPSPQSFATIRSAVLSDRRGAAWLFLKPGAPAPYTGFPSPTAMRLDAASGVLDFPPVRDESGSTLTLRLTFDDGSEAVSRFAAATADLGRLAVDPRVGATTRIVADAAGLLAAIDAGAPSIHLQPGVYALHQPLNFNRPVRITAAAGAVLEFVLSDAAGSPWASATGAIQIRASHVALDGFAIRFLGSTALWKSSARNVIQAGMGTVDVDLAFTRLNITAPAAAVAGVYEQAVALMNFEDGDTGLIAENVLQGGWIQLGAAPWRVVDNDYRGALADTISPTFLNAHRSFDLVIRGNHAHVMAPRGITQRFLVLGNADSGQGIGNLIERNTIDGGIGTPASGAPDGYTNNPEIILTETYQPRFEGVPSAVSPDGFIVQIPHLRGPVPRTGDVVSILTGPFAGQWRMIAQTLGPTRYLLDEPLPQGDFVIAVGRGFVDQTYRDNTIDLRGMSANNVAVVISGNHWNQRIEGNTFLGGSSLRIEAGSSEGAFEGPHPAPWGWSRLPVLGLKIKGNTFVDSAATIRVSHDRWASKASAGRTYLAGDFSDNVILWSNPSRPAVTIGAMGDPGRGELPYTLSNNPWMTPVEIVLTTRGNWGRAPATGAPATMRVLAAILDGATADDRLLSLPTASIVSAASHGQDGRDFIGSGPNSTGPDGFQDVHIVLAGLPAGKTIARVVVTGSGGGEWRYQGAPGTDRAVLVRNGVKADLYIQPYQDESGRSLVVDIYYTDGTSSRAMMNSLYASAKLPMPVNVSNKAATAAITARGDNATAGESRMHAFDGDPRTKWLDFSRTSWIQYEFAGGVTQVVTQYTITSANDTATFPGRAPKSWVLKGSNDGVTWTTLDVRNDEAIITNLTSRTYTIANSTAFHFYRLDAIVSNGDPIIQIGEITLQTHRVVAVASGGSTSSSPPPSTAPFGSDAYFTGGMTSSTTHAIDVSGVASPASQSVYQAERYGNFTYTIPGLTPGGIYTVRLHFAEIYWSEIGRRTFDVFLNGTKVLERFDILAAAGAGNRAIVREFTATADAAGSIVVAFNGDGQPDYAKVSGIEIVAPAFDLARGKTATSSSDESPGHAAAAALDGSAASRWSSGQWMRPSSVAWFVIDLGAIRDFDRVRLTWEAAFAVDYEIQTSDDGDSWTTVRSVVGATSGGVVEQTNLKARGRYVRIYMTRYNATKNYSLYGVNVFGS
- a CDS encoding FAD-dependent monooxygenase; protein product: MSEWIDREVEVLVVGAGPSGLSLACELRRRGVPCLLIDEGDGPSPERESRALAIHAGTMEVFHRLGVADRMRAEGRAVHGISVYRGTKRIVDLRLTLSPDETRFPYILILPQARTERILLERLEELGGEVEWRTRLSSFKADLDGATAVLKDGANRETHVRAKWLIGCDGARSAVRHGLGLSFEGGEYPERFLLADVAVDWGMSADEVAVVLTNEGPMVAVPLPQDGRWRLIDGTGKADVDAPEAIVARLRELAGPISGLGGKVGGASWTSPFVIHRRVVDRYRAGRCFVVGDAAHLHSPAGGQGMNTGVQDAANLAWKLAMTIRGQGPESLLESYDAERRPVGEGVLKGTDWVMRLIAARNPLTRALRDATVASLGRLEAVRRRLSRELSELAVSYRRSPIVAEDRPGRLVATVEEGATGYNASRAFLQGPQAGDRLPDVLLAQSDPVTGLPLRLSDLVFRNTDAESQPGAGTDDAGRHVLLVFQGTKPESGAFRVDFLVEEFIPPHLANRLRAILIEPKSPIEASPAWRGERLADPANALHRRFGAEGACLYLVRPDAYIGFRARPLDPMAFRDYVKRIFL
- a CDS encoding NPCBM/NEW2 domain-containing protein yields the protein MHRHDSQIGRLGAILVVLAALAGPRALAAGFTSEVDGDEPSFETLTTTGPGPTGRISSLGVDRIAVTPAGEAAAERSTSELIRVWREAATTIGEGAYVVLPDGDRITGALIGAATDAAVEVQATAIGKASVPLDAILGLVLSAPTDPDAFDQLVRRVRTEPRTSEVVWLANGDRLSGSFLGMDDRVVKLSVGGAARELAREGILALGFDPALVSYPKPEGPYLEVGLIDGSRLGLADVKLERGRVSGASRFGSRFDAPLSDVTRITPRTSAVVYLSERPVDGKSYVPYFDLVRPFQADANAEGRPLLLGGRTYERGLGTQSRTLLAYKIQPGDLKFQAIVGVDERAGPLGSVVFRVLTDGEVRFASPSLTYRDAPVAVDVDLEGAKLLILATEFGERGDVRDLADWAEARILRRP
- a CDS encoding FKBP-type peptidyl-prolyl cis-trans isomerase, producing MALGFSAAATAQDENKAAKEKKMTKTESGLEYRDTKEGDGATPKKGQTCEMHYTGWLWQDGKKGKKFDSSVDRGESFEFTLGVGQVIKGWDEGVSTMKVGGKRELLIPPALGYGARGAGGDIPPNATLLFEVELLGAR